In Polynucleobacter sp. AP-Ainpum-60-G11, one DNA window encodes the following:
- a CDS encoding sulfurtransferase TusA family protein produces the protein MEFNLEVDAIGMNCPLPILRTKKALATMQSGEVLKVKATDSGAAHDFPAFAKQTGNELLSSTTEGNVLVFFLKRR, from the coding sequence ATCGAATTTAATCTCGAGGTAGATGCGATTGGCATGAACTGCCCACTTCCTATTTTGCGCACCAAGAAAGCTTTAGCTACGATGCAATCTGGCGAAGTGCTCAAAGTGAAGGCGACGGATTCTGGTGCGGCTCATGACTTTCCTGCATTCGCAAAGCAGACTGGCAATGAACTTCTCTCAAGCACTACCGAGGGTAATGTATTGGTTTTCTTTCTCAAGAGAAGATGA